The following DNA comes from Pseudostreptobacillus hongkongensis.
CTTCAAACTATTATTTTTACTACATTTATCTCTATTTTAGTTTTTGTGCATTTAATACTTTACATTGCCATAAGATTTTCTTGGAGTGTAAAGTTTAAAATGCACAAAATTTTTAAATTAATTTTTTTTGTAAACCCCAAATGCACAAAATGTCAATATAAAAATGTAAGATTGTGTCAAAATAAGAATGTAGTTTTTTATTCTTGATAATAATCTCTAACTCTATATGATCTACCAACTATATTAATAACATTACAATGATGTAATAATCTATCTAATATAGCACTTGCTAAAGTATTATCAGAAAATATATCACCCCAATAC
Coding sequences within:
- a CDS encoding ATP-binding protein, whose amino-acid sequence is MNERYEKKSTIVTTNADFKYWGDIFSDNTLASAILDRLLHHCNVINIVGRSYRVRDYYQE